In the genome of Terriglobia bacterium, the window CGGCGGCCATCGGGCGGGTGGGGGACAAGGTCGAGGCGAAGCGCACCCTCGCCGCCGCCGGCATCCCCACCATCCCCGGGAGCGGCGGCGTCGTGCCGGGCCTCGAGGCGGCGCGGTCCGAGGCATCCCGCATCGGCTATCCCGTCCTCCTCAAGGCCGTGGCCGGAGGGGGCGGGCGCGGGATGCGGCTCTGCGAGGGGGAGAGCGATCTCGACCGAGCGTTCGGCGAGGCGGCGATCGAGGCGGAGAAGGCGTTCGGCGACGGCAGCCTCTACCTCGAGAAGTACATCGAGGGCGGGCGCCACGTCGAGTTCCAGGTGCTCTGCGACGCGTTCGGGAAGGGGATCCATCTCGGGGAGCGCGAGTGCTCGATCCAGCGCCATCACCAGAAGCTGATCGAGGAGTCCCCCTCCCCGGTCATGGACGCGCGGACTCGCGACGCGATGGGCGAGCGCGTGG includes:
- a CDS encoding ATP-grasp domain-containing protein, with amino-acid sequence MFRRILVANRGEIALRVIRAAKGLGIETVAVFSEADRGAPWLDEADATVCIGPARADRSYLDAGSILQAAEQTGCQAVHPGYGFLAENAVFAARAEQQGITFVGPGPAAIGRVGDKVEAKRTLAAAGIPTIPGSGGVVPGLEAARSEASRIGYPVLLKAVAGGGGRGMRLCEGESDLDRAFGEAAIEAEKAFGDGSLYLEKYIEGGRHVEFQVLCDAFGKGIHLGERECSIQRHHQKLIEESPSPVMDARTRDAMGERVARAVAAIGYRNAGTVEFLRAKDGSLFFMEMNARLQVEHPVTEMVTGI